Proteins from a single region of Oncorhynchus tshawytscha isolate Ot180627B linkage group LG03, Otsh_v2.0, whole genome shotgun sequence:
- the pou3f2b gene encoding POU domain, class 3, transcription factor 2, which yields MATTASNHYNILTSSASIVHSEPGSMQQASAYRDAQTLLQSDYSLQSNSHPLSHAHQWITALSHGEGAPWSTSPLGEQDIKPAVQGTRDEMHSSNNLQHQHQPRPPHLVHQSHGNHHDARAWRTTAAHIPSMATSNGQSLIYSQPGFGVNGLIPGSGQGMHHHNLRDAHEDHHSPHLSDHGHQSSQHQQQSHHDHSDEDTPTSDDLEQFAKQFKQRRIKLGFTQADVGLALGTLYGNVFSQTTICRFEALQLSFKNMCKLKPLLNKWLEEADSTSGSPTSLDKIAAQGRKRKKRTSIEVSVKGALETHFLKCPKPAAAEITSLADGLQLEKEVVRVWFCNRRQKEKRMTPPGGPLPGTEDVYGDTPPHHGVQTPVQ from the coding sequence ATGGCGACCACAGCGTCTAATCATTACAATATCCTCACCTCCAGCGCATCCATTGTGCACTCGGAGCCCGGGAGCATGCAGCAAGCATCGGCGTACAGGGACGCGCAGACCCTGTTGCAGAGTGACTACTCATTGCAGAGCAACAGTCACCCGCTCAGCCACGCGCACCAGTGGATAACGGCACTGTCGCACGGAGAGGGAGCTCCGTGGTCAACCAGTCCGCTCGGCGAGCAGGACATCAAACCCGCGGTGCAGGGCACCAGAGACGAGATGCACAGTTCCAATAACCTGCAGCACCAGCACCAGCCGCGACCGCCCCACCTGGTGCACCAGTCACATGGGAACCACCACGACGCCCGAGCGTGGAGAACTACCGCAGCCCACATACCCAGCATGGCAACATCCAATGGCCAGAGCCTTATTTATTCGCAGCCCGGATTCGGCGTCAACGGCCTGATTCCAGGCAGCGGACAGGGAATGCACCACCACAACCTAAGAGATGCACACGAAGACCACCACAGCCCGCATCTCAGCGACCACGGCCACCAGTCGTCCCAGCACCAGCAACAGAGTCACCACGACCATTCGGACGAGGATACACCGACCTCAGACGACTTGGAGCAGTTCGCCAAGCAGTTTAAGCAGCGGAGGATCAAGCTGGGCTTCACTCAAGCTGACGTCGGACTCGCCTTGGGAACGCTGTATGGAAATGTGTTTTCCCAAACCACTATTTGCAGGTTCGAGGCCCTGCAGCTCAGCTTCAAAAACATGTGTAAACTCAAGCCTTTGTTGAACAAGTGGTTGGAAGAAGCGGATTCCACCTCGGGCAGCCCAACCAGCTTGGACAAAATCGCTGCACAAGGGAGGAAAAGGAAAAAACGGACCTCTATCGAGGTAAGCGTAAAAGGGGCGTTGGAGACCCATTTCTTGAAGTGTCCTAAACCCGCAGCGGCGGAAATTACTTCCCTGGCGGACGGTCTACAGCTGGAGAAAGAGGTGGTGAGGGTTTGGTTTTGTaacaggagacagaaagagaaacggATGACTCCTCCCGGTGGACCGCTTCCTGGAACCGAGGATGTGTATGGGGACACACCGCCACATCATGGAGTCCAAACCCCGGTTCAATGA